TGCTCCGGCAGCAGGTTGAACTGATAGAGCTGCTGCTCGCCGTGAAAGATCTTGCCGACGCTCCACACCACACCCTTGTCGACCATGCGCTGGCCGATGCCGAGCCGGTCCCAGAATTCGAGCGAGCGTTTTGAGAAGCAGATCGCCCGCGAGCCCTCGCCAATCCGGTCGGCGTCGTCGAGCAGCACGACCGCCTGGCCGCGCTGCGCCAGATCGATCGCCAGCGACAGCCCCACGGGACCCGCGCCGACCACGACGACGGCGTGTTCAGCGATATCGGCGGCCGCCCGGTCCTGATCGGGGTGGCGGTGATATCCGAACTGGGTTTTAGTCTGCGCCATGCGGGCTCAACCCCGTGACTAGAACTTATCGGTTCTGATTGAGTCAGGACCGATAAGCCTAGATTTCCTGCTTTAACGCGTTTTCTTGACGCGAACCGTTACCCACTTCGCTCGAAAACGCTGGCTAGTGGCCTGCGACCCTGCTAAATTAGTCTCACCTGCAACTATCTTAAACCCCGAGCCGGGTCCGGCGTCAACTCAAATCGAGGCGATTCTTGCCAAAGGCGATTTCAGGCGAAATGGCTGCCGATCCACGAGAAGAGAGCGGGCCGAAAAAGGCCGCGCGGCTGGATCTCTTCAAATTCGTGCCGTTTCAGCTCAACCGGCTGGCGGCGGAAGTCAGTTCCGCGCTCTCGGTGGAATATGCGGCGCGCTACGGGCTCGACATTCCGGAATGGCGCGTGCTGGCGACGCTCGGCTTCCGCCACGATGCCTGCAGCGCGCAATATATCGCTCAGTGCACCCGCACGCATAAATCCACCATCAGCCGCGCGGTCACGTCGCTGATGAAGCGGCAGATCGTCGAGCGCGTCGAAAACGAGGACGACCGCCGCGAATTCCGCCTGCGCCTGACGAGCAAGGGTACGGCGCTCTACGAAGAACTGATTCCGCGCCTGTTGCGCAAGGAGCAGGAAATCCTGTCATCCCTCTCCGCGCAGGAGCGGCGCGATTTCGCGCGGCTGCTCGGCAAGATCGAGCAAAGCCTCGAACTGGTGCAGACCAGCGAAGAGGCGGACGCGAAAGAGGCGTACTGAGGCACGCTCTCTCCACGTCGTTGCCTGCGACAAACGCGAAGCGTTTGCGCAAGGGAGCAAAGCGACGAAGCAATCCATCTATCCGTTATGACGCGCGACGGATTGCTTCGCTGCGCTCGCAATGACGACCGGGGTAGCTCGGCTCACTTCACTGCCGTCACCACGATTTCCACGATGTGCGGAGGCTCGAGATCGACGCCGATGCAGGCGCGCATCGGCGGATTCTTCGTATCGACCCATTCGTCCCACGCGCGGTTCATCTCGCCCTTCTGCTTGATGTCGGTGATATAGACGATGGCCGAGAGGATTTTGCTCTTGTCCGTGCCGCACAGCGCGAGGCTTTCGTCGATCCGGGCGAGCGCCGTTGCGCTCTGCTCATACATCGAGGGGCTCACCGGATCGGGCGCGACGGCCACCGTGAAAACCAGATCGTCATGAGTGACGGCGCGGCTGCGGGTGGGCGTAAGCCCGGCAAAGCGGGTGATCATGGGAATCTCCGGTTAGCGGCTATCAATATGCTTCGCGATGACAGGAAAATAATTATCTCCCGATCCGGCATCGATGGCTTCCTGCAACACCGTGCCGATCAGCTCCGCGCCGCGAATTCTCAAATTAGCGTCGGCCGCCAGCTCCAGCGCGTAGGACAAATCCTTCAGCGCATACTCGGTCGAGAACGCGCGCTCCGGAAAATTGCCCGGCACGATCGCCTTCATGCCGTGATTGCGTAGCGCAAAACTGTCGGCCGAGCCCTTTGAAAGCGTGTCGAGCAGCAGCCTGGGATCGACGCCATTATGTTTGGCGACCGCAACCGCTTCGGCCAGCGCGTTGACGGTTTCGAACAGCACCATGTTGTTGAGAATTTTTGTGACCTGCCCGGCGCCGACCTCGCCGCAATAGGTGACGTCGGTGGCAAAGCAGCGGATCAGTGGCTCGATATCGGCGTAAAGCGCGGGTGTCGTTCCGACCATCACGCTGAGTGTGCCGTCCTGCGCCGCCTGTCGCGTGCGCGCGATCGGCGCATCGGCCCAGGACGCGCCCTTGGCCCGCAACTGCGCGGCAAAGTCCCGGGTCTGGCTGACCGACGACGTGCCGAGATCGACGACCACCTGCCCGCTCTGGATGTTTTTCAGAATACCGTCGCCTTCGAAAACCGCGCGGACATGTTTGGCGCTCGGCAGACACAGGAACAGAAGTTCGCTTTGCTTGATGACATCGGCAACGGAGCCCACGACGTCGGCCCCGTCGGCCCGCAGCCGCGCCAACGGCTCCGGGGACAGGTCAAAGGCAATGACACGCTTGCCGCTCTTCTTCACAAGATTGCGGCAGATCGGCTCGCC
This portion of the Bradyrhizobium sp. AZCC 2262 genome encodes:
- a CDS encoding MarR family winged helix-turn-helix transcriptional regulator, whose amino-acid sequence is MAADPREESGPKKAARLDLFKFVPFQLNRLAAEVSSALSVEYAARYGLDIPEWRVLATLGFRHDACSAQYIAQCTRTHKSTISRAVTSLMKRQIVERVENEDDRREFRLRLTSKGTALYEELIPRLLRKEQEILSSLSAQERRDFARLLGKIEQSLELVQTSEEADAKEAY
- a CDS encoding NAD(P)-dependent oxidoreductase, encoding MSAYKTIGFIGLGVMGEPICRNLVKKSGKRVIAFDLSPEPLARLRADGADVVGSVADVIKQSELLFLCLPSAKHVRAVFEGDGILKNIQSGQVVVDLGTSSVSQTRDFAAQLRAKGASWADAPIARTRQAAQDGTLSVMVGTTPALYADIEPLIRCFATDVTYCGEVGAGQVTKILNNMVLFETVNALAEAVAVAKHNGVDPRLLLDTLSKGSADSFALRNHGMKAIVPGNFPERAFSTEYALKDLSYALELAADANLRIRGAELIGTVLQEAIDAGSGDNYFPVIAKHIDSR
- a CDS encoding RidA family protein; this translates as MITRFAGLTPTRSRAVTHDDLVFTVAVAPDPVSPSMYEQSATALARIDESLALCGTDKSKILSAIVYITDIKQKGEMNRAWDEWVDTKNPPMRACIGVDLEPPHIVEIVVTAVK